A single window of Actinoallomurus bryophytorum DNA harbors:
- a CDS encoding response regulator transcription factor, translating into MLVVDDEPAVRESLASSLAFEDYEVVTAIDGMSALDELDRTRPDLAILDVLMPRMDGLTTCRRLRARGETLPVLMLTARDTIGDRVTGLDAGADDYLVKPFELDELLARVRALLRRSLVTARDGDILEYAGLRMNTLTRDVTRDGRDLDLTRTEYSLLEMFLTHPRQVLTREQILKTVWGFDFEPSSNSLDVYVMYLRRKTGEPRLINTVRGVGYVLRAP; encoded by the coding sequence ATTCTGGTCGTGGACGACGAACCCGCGGTCCGTGAGTCCCTCGCGAGCAGCCTCGCCTTCGAGGACTACGAGGTGGTCACGGCGATCGACGGCATGTCGGCGCTGGACGAGCTGGACCGGACCCGCCCCGACCTCGCCATCCTCGACGTGCTCATGCCGCGCATGGACGGCCTGACCACCTGCCGCCGCCTGCGCGCCCGCGGGGAGACGCTTCCGGTCCTGATGCTGACCGCGCGCGACACGATCGGTGACCGGGTGACCGGACTGGACGCCGGCGCCGACGACTACCTGGTCAAACCGTTCGAGCTGGACGAGCTGCTCGCCCGCGTACGCGCGCTGCTGCGCCGCAGCCTGGTGACGGCGCGCGACGGCGACATCCTGGAGTACGCCGGCCTGCGGATGAACACCCTCACCCGTGACGTCACCCGCGACGGCCGTGACCTCGACCTGACGCGCACCGAGTACTCCCTGCTGGAAATGTTCCTCACCCACCCGCGCCAGGTGTTGACGCGCGAGCAGATCCTCAAGACGGTCTGGGGTTTCGACTTCGAGCCGTCGTCGAACTCCCTGGACGTCTACGTGATGTACCTGCGCCGCAAGACCGGCGAGCCGCGCCTCATCAACACCGTGCGCGGCGTCGGCTACGTCCTGCGCGCCCCGTGA
- a CDS encoding L-lactate permease, translated as MYRQVLDPVGHSLAWSSLVAALPLITLFVLLGILRMRAWVASILALVVSLVIAVWAYSMPVGQAVLAGSEGAIFGFFPILWIVINAIWIYTMTVETGHFDVLRRTFAQVSDDQRIQAIIIAFSFGALLEALAGFGTPVAITSVMLIAMGFKPLKAAVVALVANTAPVAFGAMAIPIITLGGVTHLSSDTLGAMVGHQTPILAIFVPLVLVFIVDGRRGVSQTWVAALTAGVAFGVAQWITSNHLSVPLTDIVASLFSVIVLVALLRVWQPGETLGGSATTPVVAGGSADEPTPEFAGRVAHPDARGEIVRAWAPYAIIIVVFVLAQIDPIKGWLDQPTKIVNWPGLHITGASGKASTLPQFKVNWLNAAGSLLLISGVLTAIALKVSVGRALRAYWATLVQLRWAIVTVMAVLGLAYVMNASGQTITLGSWMAGAGGFFAFLSPVLGWLGTAVTGSDTSSNSLFGALQVAAAGKAHLDPVLMAASNSSGGVLGKMVSPQNLAIAAAAVGMDGKEGDIFRKVIVWSLIFLAGMCVLSLLQSVSVLSWMVP; from the coding sequence TTGTACCGCCAAGTGCTCGATCCCGTCGGCCATTCGCTGGCATGGAGCTCGCTCGTCGCGGCGCTCCCGCTGATCACGCTGTTCGTCCTGCTCGGCATCCTGCGGATGCGAGCGTGGGTGGCGTCGATCCTCGCTCTCGTCGTCTCGCTCGTCATCGCGGTCTGGGCGTACAGCATGCCCGTCGGTCAGGCCGTCCTCGCCGGCAGCGAGGGAGCGATATTCGGCTTCTTCCCCATCCTCTGGATCGTGATCAACGCGATCTGGATCTACACCATGACCGTCGAGACCGGGCACTTCGACGTGCTGCGGCGAACGTTCGCCCAGGTCAGTGACGACCAGCGGATCCAGGCGATCATCATCGCGTTCTCTTTCGGCGCGCTGCTGGAGGCGCTGGCCGGGTTCGGCACTCCCGTCGCGATCACGTCGGTCATGCTCATCGCGATGGGCTTCAAGCCGCTCAAGGCCGCGGTGGTCGCGCTCGTGGCCAACACGGCGCCGGTCGCGTTCGGCGCGATGGCCATCCCGATCATCACGCTCGGCGGCGTGACGCACCTATCGAGCGACACCCTCGGTGCCATGGTCGGCCACCAGACGCCCATCCTGGCGATCTTCGTCCCGCTCGTCCTGGTGTTCATCGTCGACGGCCGGCGCGGTGTCTCTCAGACGTGGGTCGCGGCGCTCACCGCCGGTGTCGCGTTCGGCGTGGCCCAGTGGATCACTTCGAACCATCTCTCGGTGCCGCTCACCGACATCGTCGCGTCGCTGTTCTCGGTGATCGTGCTCGTCGCGCTCCTGCGGGTCTGGCAGCCCGGCGAGACGCTGGGTGGCAGTGCGACCACGCCGGTCGTCGCCGGAGGGTCGGCCGACGAGCCGACACCGGAGTTCGCCGGCCGCGTCGCGCACCCGGACGCGCGTGGCGAGATCGTGCGGGCCTGGGCGCCGTACGCGATCATCATCGTGGTCTTCGTCCTCGCGCAGATCGATCCGATCAAGGGCTGGCTCGACCAGCCGACCAAGATCGTCAACTGGCCCGGCCTGCACATCACCGGCGCTTCGGGCAAGGCGTCCACGCTGCCGCAGTTCAAGGTCAACTGGCTGAACGCGGCGGGGAGCCTGCTGCTGATCTCCGGCGTGCTGACCGCGATCGCGCTGAAGGTCAGCGTGGGGCGGGCGCTCCGGGCGTACTGGGCCACGCTCGTGCAGCTGCGCTGGGCGATCGTCACCGTCATGGCGGTGCTCGGCCTCGCGTACGTGATGAACGCCTCCGGGCAGACGATCACGCTGGGAAGCTGGATGGCGGGGGCCGGTGGATTCTTCGCCTTCCTCTCCCCCGTGCTCGGCTGGCTCGGCACGGCGGTGACGGGTTCCGACACCTCCTCCAACTCCCTGTTCGGCGCCCTGCAGGTGGCCGCCGCCGGCAAGGCCCACCTGGATCCGGTCCTGATGGCCGCCTCGAACAGCTCCGGCGGCGTGCTCGGGAAGATGGTCTCCCCGCAGAACCTCGCGATCGCCGCGGCGGCCGTCGGCATGGACGGCAAGGAGGGCGACATCTTCCGTAAGGTGATCGTCTGGAGCCTGATCTTCCTCGCCGGCATGTGCGTGCTCTCGCTGCTGCAGTCCGTATCCGTCCTATCGTGGATGGTTCCCTGA